From the Paenibacillus sp. FSL H8-0548 genome, one window contains:
- a CDS encoding HAMP domain-containing protein gives MIVDHYEQSGALDGIQLKLESMTSVGRPDSSIMLMTPQKRTLFSKGDASTRSVQRLGIQKRIKFKDKEIAILYYSDPEVANLSTIQLGIGSSVTVLLLMSSAILVLISLIAAYWLANRLTRPLREIIPVIDLIRKGDLTAAAPVYSDNEYGKIAKSLNAMTRQLVQSEKVRRNLVADVAHELRTPKRKTYRFRLPPNRIYRKSGSINTV, from the coding sequence ATGATCGTTGATCATTATGAACAAAGCGGAGCCTTGGACGGCATCCAGCTGAAGCTGGAATCAATGACTTCTGTGGGACGTCCCGATTCGAGCATAATGCTAATGACGCCTCAAAAAAGAACGCTGTTCTCCAAGGGAGACGCCTCAACTAGGAGCGTACAAAGGCTCGGTATACAGAAGCGTATCAAATTCAAGGATAAGGAAATCGCAATCTTATATTATTCCGATCCGGAAGTAGCCAATCTCTCTACCATCCAGCTGGGTATCGGCAGCTCGGTAACTGTTCTGCTGCTCATGAGCAGCGCAATCTTGGTTCTCATCTCGCTAATAGCCGCCTACTGGCTGGCCAATCGTCTAACAAGACCACTAAGGGAGATCATTCCGGTTATTGACCTTATAAGAAAAGGAGATTTGACCGCCGCGGCACCGGTTTATTCCGACAATGAGTATGGTAAGATTGCTAAATCATTGAACGCGATGACGCGTCAATTGGTGCAGTCGGAGAAAGTTCGCCGGAATCTGGTCGCGGATGTCGCACATGAACTCAGGACTCCGAAGCGAAAAACATATCGATTTCGTTTACCGCCGAACCGGATATACCGCAAGTCCGGATCGATCAACACCGTATGA
- a CDS encoding multicopper oxidase domain-containing protein, with protein sequence MKSSSTEFFAGKQTPTWGINGSYLGPTIRASRGDQVSFDIVNNLEETSTLHWHGMRLPAVMDGGPHQMMEAGSVWKPYWTIEQPAATTWYHPHLHGKTALHVYRGLAGLFIIEDEDSTALPSEYGVNDIPIIIQDKLVKSDGSFKENMGLTPFGLLGNQILINGTYDPYLKVTTSQIRFRLVNGSNARAYNLGFADNRTFYLVSSDAGLLPEPVKLDRLLLSPGERAEIVVEFEAGEETILHSFAGKGGIENGEFDLVKIIAETSLLKSSQLPNQLTAEPPIDVPENAKVRKFEMTTASAINGKEMDMNRIDEVVPAGAREIWEITNTGWDHNFHIHDAAFTVMDKNREAPPIYERGRKDTVFIPNGTTVRLAVEFGSYPDPNTPYMYHCHLLYHEDSGMMGQFVIVEPGTESQVSQQLPKGNHDH encoded by the coding sequence ATGAAGTCAAGCTCAACCGAGTTTTTCGCTGGAAAACAGACACCGACTTGGGGGATCAATGGATCTTATTTAGGGCCGACCATCCGAGCTTCGCGTGGCGATCAAGTATCTTTCGATATCGTGAACAATTTGGAAGAAACCTCAACCTTGCATTGGCATGGGATGCGATTACCCGCAGTGATGGATGGCGGCCCGCATCAAATGATGGAAGCAGGATCGGTTTGGAAGCCATATTGGACAATCGAGCAGCCAGCAGCGACGACATGGTATCATCCTCACCTGCATGGAAAAACAGCTCTGCATGTTTATCGAGGACTTGCTGGGTTATTTATCATCGAGGATGAAGACTCTACAGCATTACCTTCAGAGTATGGGGTTAATGATATTCCGATTATTATCCAAGATAAGTTGGTTAAGAGTGACGGTTCTTTTAAGGAGAATATGGGTCTAACTCCATTTGGATTATTAGGGAATCAAATCCTCATTAATGGGACCTATGATCCTTACCTAAAGGTGACGACTAGCCAGATTCGATTTCGATTAGTGAACGGGTCGAATGCCAGAGCTTATAATCTCGGCTTTGCGGATAATCGAACATTTTATCTGGTTAGCAGCGATGCGGGACTTTTACCCGAGCCGGTTAAATTAGATCGTTTGTTATTAAGTCCAGGTGAACGAGCAGAAATCGTGGTCGAGTTTGAAGCTGGCGAAGAAACGATCCTGCACAGCTTTGCAGGCAAAGGCGGGATTGAAAATGGAGAGTTTGATCTCGTTAAGATTATCGCAGAAACTAGTCTATTGAAGTCATCGCAGCTCCCGAATCAACTCACCGCTGAGCCGCCCATTGATGTGCCCGAGAATGCAAAGGTTCGTAAATTTGAAATGACAACCGCATCGGCAATCAACGGTAAGGAAATGGACATGAATCGTATCGATGAGGTTGTTCCGGCTGGAGCACGTGAAATTTGGGAAATCACGAATACGGGATGGGACCATAACTTCCATATCCATGATGCGGCATTCACTGTAATGGACAAAAATAGGGAAGCGCCGCCAATATATGAGCGAGGAAGAAAGGATACGGTTTTTATCCCGAATGGCACTACGGTCAGACTAGCCGTGGAATTTGGAAGCTATCCTGATCCCAATACGCCTTACATGTATCATTGTCATTTGTTGTATCATGAAGATAGTGGAATGATGGGGCAGTTCGTCATTGTCGAACCAGGCACGGAATCCCAGGTATCGCAACAGCTGCCCAAAGGAAATCATGACCATTAA